A region of the Sphingomonas sp. S2-65 genome:
GTGCGCAGGATGCGGTTCTCGAACATGGTGCCGACCGCGCCTTCGCCATCGCCGGGCGCGAAGTCGAGCTTGCCGGGCTCCAGTCCGTCGCTGACGCGGATCCCCTGGATCGGACAACCCTTGCCGGCCAGCCGGTCAGCCACGCCGATCGCTTCGAACATGCGCATCGGCGCGCTGGCGATCGCCGAGGCGCGGCCGTCGAAAGCCGCCTGGAGGATGAGTTCGGGGTCGGCCGGATCGACGACGATCGAGGAGATGCCATGGGCGTCGAGCGCGACGGCAAGCGCGCTCCCCACCAAGCCGCCGCCGAGGATGAGAATGTCCGCGCTGTCCATGCCCTGCCCCTACCCCTGTTCGCCGGTGCAGGCCAGCGGTACAAAACAGGGCCATAGTTGACGAGCGACTCCCTTTGAGCGATCATCCCGGCACACCTGACAATCTGGAGGCTGGGCGATGGCGACCCGGGCACAACCGTCGCTGTTGCGCGACACGATGAAGGCTGGCGCACTGCGCAGCACCGCGCTGATCGGCGGCACGATCCTGTTCCTGGCAACGGTGGCGTTGCTGGTCGCGATGCTGAGCTATCATGCGCAGGATCCGTCGATGAACACCGCCTCCGGCGGCCCGGCGCGCAACCTGATGGGCGGCAGCGGTGCCTGGATCTCCGACCTGCTATATGCCTTGCTGGGATTGCCGGTGCTGCTGGTGATCCCGGTCGGCTTCATCGTCACCAATCGGCTGTGGCTCGATCGCCCGGTAGGCGCCTGGACGCAGATGCTGCGCGGGGCGGCGCTGAGCGCGTGCCTGGTCGCGGCGGGATTGACCTTGCTCCACATCGACTGGTCGCTGGCGATCGATTGGCGGCTGCCCGGGGGCATGGGCGGCATCGTAGGGCTGGCGGTGGCCGGCCTGGTCGATTGGCTGATCGGGCTGGGCGGCAACCCGGCCGTGTCGTTCTGGGCCGGGCGGGTCCTCGGCGCGGCTGCGACGCTGTTCGGGCTGTTCTTCTGGTGGCGGACGCTGGACTTCACGTTGCCCGATCGGGTGATGCGCTTCCCGAGCCTGACCGGGCCGGCCAAGCAGCGGCTGTTGCGCGGTCCCGAGCCGCGGCTGGGCAGCGAGGACGTCGCCGAGCTGCCTTCGGCCAATGCGCTGTTCGAGGCCGGCGAGCCGAGCGCGCCGCGCAAGGTGGTGGTGCCGGATAACCGTCCGGCGCCGGTGATCGCCGAGCGCGGCACCTCCCCTGCCCCGGCCAAGGCGCGGATGGCGCCCGAGCAGACCAGCCTGGACTTCAAGGACAGCTATACGCTGCCCGCGCTCGACCTGTTGAAGCCGGGGCCCGCCAACCAGCACGCGACGATCGACAAGGCGGCGCTGGAGCGCAATGCCCGGCTGCTGGAAAGCGTGCTCGACGATTTCAACGTAAAGGGCCAGGTGGTCGAGGTTCGCCCCGGCCCGGTCGTGACGATGTACGAGTTCGAGCCGGTCAGCGGGATCAAGGCGAGCCGAGTCATCCAGCTGGCCGACGATATCGCCCGCAACATGAGCGCGATCTCCGCGCGCGTCGCCACCATCCCGGGCCGCACCGTGATCGGCATCGAGCTGCCGAACGTAAAGCGCGAGGGAGTGAACCTCCACGAGCTGATCGGCAGCCAGAGTTTCGAGGATCAGGGCGCCAACCTGCCGCTGGTGCTGGGCAAGAACATCGCCGGCGAGCCGGTGATCGCCGACCTGGCGCCGATGCCGCATCTGCTGGTCGCGGGTACCACCGGTTCGGGCAAGTCGGTGGGCCTCAACTGCATGATCCTGTCGCTGCTGTACCGGCTGACGCCCGACCAGTGCCGGATGATCATGATCGATCCCAAGATGCTGGAACTCAGCATGTACAAGGACATCCCGCATCTGCTGGCCGACGTCGTCACCGACCCGCCCAAGGCGGTGCGTGCGCTGAAATGGGCAGTCGAGCAGATGGAGGATCGCTATCGGATGATGGCGAGCGTCAATGTCCGCAGCCTGGCCAGCTTCAACGACAAGGTGCGGCTGGCCAAGGCCAAGGGTCAGCAGCTCGGGCGCAAGGTCCAGACCGGCTATGATCCCGACACCGGACGGCCGATCTATGAGGAAGAGACGCTCGACCTGCAGCCGCTGCCGCTGATCGTGGTGATCGTCGACGAGCTGGCCGACCTGATGATGACGGCGGGCAAGGAAGTCGAATTCCTGATCCAGCGGCTGGCGCAGAAGGCGCGCGCGGCGGGCATCCACTTGATCATGGCGACGCAGCGCCCCTCGGTCGACGTCATCACCGGCGTGATCAAGGCCAATTTGCCGACGCGGATCAGCTTCCACGTCACGTCGAAGATCGATTCGCGCACGATCCTGGGCGAGCAGGGCGCCGAGCAGCTGCTGGGCCGCGGCGACATGCTGTACATGGCCGGCGGCAAGCAGATCCTGCGCGTCCACGGGCCGTTCGTCAGCGATGACGAAGTGCAGGCGGTTTCGGACTTCTGGCGCTCGCAGGGGACGCCGGATTATATTTCCGCGGTCACCGAGGAGCCGGAGGATGGCGGCTTTGCGCTGGAGGGCGGGCCGCAAGGCGACGATACGCCCGAGGAGCAGCTGTACCGCCGCGCCTGCCAGCTGGTGGCGGAGAGCCAGAAGGCATCGACCTCATGGCTCCAGCGCCAGCTGCGCGTGGGCTACAACTCGGCCGCACGGTTGATCGAACGGATGGAAAAGGACGGGCTGGTGTCGCGCCCGGACCATGTCGGCCGCCGCGAAGTGCTGATGGACACCGACGGGCGACCGCTGAACTGAACCGGATCGTTTGGCGGCCAAACGGGTTCAGGGGACATTCAAGCCGCGCCCTGTAGGGGTGTCATCCAGCTTTGGAGATTTCAATCGTGTTTGCACGGCCCCTTGCCTTCACTCTGCTCGCTGCCCCGGCGCTGATCGCGGCCGCGCCTGTGGGCGAACTTGCCCAGGTGCAGCAGCATCTGCAGGGGCTGAGCAGCATGACCGCGACCTTTGCGCAGACCGACCGCACCGGGCGGACGGTGGGCGGTACGCTGACGCTGAAGCAGCCGGGCAAGATCCGCTTCCAATATGAAAAGGGCGTGCCGCAGCTGATCGTCGCGGACGGGCGCAGCCTGTATTTCATCGACTATCAGGTACGCCAGGTCGACCGCTGGCCGATCGGCAGCTCGCCGCTGGGCGTGCTGCTCAACCCGAAAAAGGATATGTCGAAGTTCGCCAAGGTGCTGCCGACAGGCGATCCGCGCGTCGTGTCGGTTGAGGTGCAGGACCGCGCGCATCCCGAATATGGCCGCATCACGTTGATCTTCCAGAAGAACGCATCGGGCCCTTCGGGGTTGATGCTGCAGGGCTGGGTGGCATTGGATTCGCAGGGCAACCGGACGACGATCC
Encoded here:
- a CDS encoding LolA family protein — encoded protein: MFARPLAFTLLAAPALIAAAPVGELAQVQQHLQGLSSMTATFAQTDRTGRTVGGTLTLKQPGKIRFQYEKGVPQLIVADGRSLYFIDYQVRQVDRWPIGSSPLGVLLNPKKDMSKFAKVLPTGDPRVVSVEVQDRAHPEYGRITLIFQKNASGPSGLMLQGWVALDSQGNRTTIRLSNVRFNVPVSDGTFRWNDPRQRNR
- a CDS encoding DNA translocase FtsK, translating into MATRAQPSLLRDTMKAGALRSTALIGGTILFLATVALLVAMLSYHAQDPSMNTASGGPARNLMGGSGAWISDLLYALLGLPVLLVIPVGFIVTNRLWLDRPVGAWTQMLRGAALSACLVAAGLTLLHIDWSLAIDWRLPGGMGGIVGLAVAGLVDWLIGLGGNPAVSFWAGRVLGAAATLFGLFFWWRTLDFTLPDRVMRFPSLTGPAKQRLLRGPEPRLGSEDVAELPSANALFEAGEPSAPRKVVVPDNRPAPVIAERGTSPAPAKARMAPEQTSLDFKDSYTLPALDLLKPGPANQHATIDKAALERNARLLESVLDDFNVKGQVVEVRPGPVVTMYEFEPVSGIKASRVIQLADDIARNMSAISARVATIPGRTVIGIELPNVKREGVNLHELIGSQSFEDQGANLPLVLGKNIAGEPVIADLAPMPHLLVAGTTGSGKSVGLNCMILSLLYRLTPDQCRMIMIDPKMLELSMYKDIPHLLADVVTDPPKAVRALKWAVEQMEDRYRMMASVNVRSLASFNDKVRLAKAKGQQLGRKVQTGYDPDTGRPIYEEETLDLQPLPLIVVIVDELADLMMTAGKEVEFLIQRLAQKARAAGIHLIMATQRPSVDVITGVIKANLPTRISFHVTSKIDSRTILGEQGAEQLLGRGDMLYMAGGKQILRVHGPFVSDDEVQAVSDFWRSQGTPDYISAVTEEPEDGGFALEGGPQGDDTPEEQLYRRACQLVAESQKASTSWLQRQLRVGYNSAARLIERMEKDGLVSRPDHVGRREVLMDTDGRPLN